Part of the Falco biarmicus isolate bFalBia1 chromosome 4, bFalBia1.pri, whole genome shotgun sequence genome, cATTTAATGTAGGAAACCCGTATTTAGCTGGGGTGTATAATTAAGACATGTTTTGATTCAGTCTGTACTGTAAGGCATCTGCCTGGTCATCAATATCCCAAAACCTGCAGTCCCAGCAGACTCCCACCTCAGGACGGTGGGGTGGAGAGGAAGACTCCCCTTCTCACAAGCAAAAAGCTGCTGTTAGTCCAGAGTGAATCAGAAGCTGCCGCACCTTGCCCTCTGCAAGACACGGGTGAGCCTCTACCCTCCTCTGCCAGCAAAATAATAAGCTGGCTCCTTGAAGTACATGGTCCCTGCATATGAatggagggaaaggaggagggggctggagcctgGGGCCTCTGCTAGCTGCATTGTTCTATACAAGCTGTGGCTAATAAGGACCATTAGGGGTTCATTAATGGCACCAAACAGTGAGGGGGCATTTTAGGCAGGCCAGTGTCCCTCATTCCTTAACCTTTggcctccttccccctcctcacACTTGAGACAGGGGCATCTGCTTGGGGTAGGAGACAGAGCTGGCAGTGCCCGATCTCCACGTCAGGCCAGTGCTGACGTCGCTGTAGAGGGAGCCACCGCCTCCAGCCCCAAGTCCCCCTGCTGCAGCGATTGCAGCCTGGccacctgctcctgcccctgtgcccccGGCCACGGCAGCACCTTTGCTGGCCCAGCAGCAGCGGGTGCAGAGGGCCCTCCAGGATTCCAGGGTCTTGCCAGACCAGACCCAGACACCAGAGGTGATGCCCACCACCAGGCACATGAAGTACTTGAGCATGAAGACTGCATAGTCCGGGCGGCGGGCCTGATCAGGCTGCTGGTCACGCAGGCAGGGGCAGTTGTGTGTGGCCTCCCAGCGGGGCCGGTTGTGCTGCTCATAGAAGAGGCAGGCAACCAcgctggcagctggcacagTGTAGAGCACGGTGAAGAGCCCCAGGCGTATCATCAGCTTCTCCAGCTTGTGAGTCTTGGTGGGGCCGCCCTGCTGCTTGATGACACTGCGGATGCGGAAGAGCGAGACAAAGCCAGCAAGCAGGAACATTGAGCCGATGGCCAAGTAGATGAGCAGCGGCGCCAACACGAAGCCCCTCAAGTTCTCCAGGCTCTGGTTGCCCACGTAGCAGATGCCAGCGACGGGGTCCCCGTCCACGGAACTGAGCGCCAGCACAGCAATGGACTTGAcgctgggcagcagccaggcgGCCAGGTGGAAGTACTGTGCGTAGCCAGCGATGGCCTCGTTGCCCCACTTCATGCCGGCGGCGAGGAACCAGGTGAGGGAGAGGATGACCCACCAGATGGAGCTCGCCATGCCGAAGAAGTAGACGAGCAGGAAGACCACGGTGCACAGCGCCGGGCCGGTGCTCTCATAGCGCACGTGCTCGGCCCCCGCCAGCTCGGGCTGCAGCtcggccgcgccgcccgccgcgccgcgcccccccgccgccgcagcccccgctgccgcgccgccgccggcccccgccgccccggcccccgcgccgcccgcccccgcgccgccgctgCACGCCACCTTCTCGTGTCCGGCCACCAGGCGCACCAGGTAGCCGAGGGAGACGAAGAGGTAGCAGGCGGCCAGGAAGATGATGGGGCGCTCGGGGTACTTGAAGCGCTCCATGTCGATGAGGAAGGTGGAGACGGTGGCGAAGGTGGAGAGGAAGCAGAGCACGGACCAGAGCCCGATCCAGAAGGCGGTGAAGGCGCGCTCGTCGGGGCTGAAGTAGGGGttgtggcagggcagggcgcaGTTGGCGATCTGCCCCGTCTTGACGCGGTTGTAGAGCGGGTGCCGCTCGCTGGACACGGACACCATGGGCGCCCGGCACTGGCAGCCCGGCTcgcagggcggcggcggccgcggcttGCGCGGGGCCTcggccggcggagcggcggcggcggggggcgcctTGGCGGGGCCGCCGGGCTTGGCGCCGCGGAGCGGGGGCttggcgggcggcggggcggccgtggTGAGGTCCGTGCGGTTGTAGTCCATGCAGAGCGTGTCCGGGCTGCCCTGCTCGGGGAGGCGGTCGCAGCGCATCCTGTCGGGCCAGGCGAAGCCGTACTGGCGCATGAGCGGGGCGCAGCCGGCCTTGGCCCGCTCGCAGACGCTGCGGCAGGGCGGCAGCGGCTTCTTGTAGTCCTCCAGGCAGATGGGGGTGTacatgctgcagaggaagaagcgCAGGTCGCTGGAGCACTGGATCTCCACCAGCGGCCAGAACTGGTGCACCTCCAGCCCGGCCTCGTCCTGCGTGTCGTGGTTGAACTGGTTGGGCATGTAGGTGTAGTTGTAGCCGATGCCTTTGCAGAGGGGCACGGTGATCTCCTGGCACGACAGCTCCTTGGCGGAGGAGGACGACGCGGCGGCGGCCGAGGCGGCGGCGCAGCCGGCgcgctgcagcagggacagggcgGCGAGCAGCGAGGTGATTTCCAACAGGTAACTCCACTCCATGCTCGGCAgcgggcggcggccccggctcCTCTCCCGTCCCGCTCAGCAGCCACGGGGAGCGCGGCGCCacagcagccccccgccccggctaCCGCTCggggggggcggagggcggCCCCCTCCGTGCCGGCCGCAGGTGAGAGGTCTCGCAGCCCCCGCGGGGCTCCGTCGCCCAGGAGGAAGGCGGCCCCGCGGGCACCCGGAGAGGGGAGCCGGCGagcccccgcgccgcgccgagGGAGGGAGGTCCGCTCAGGGAAGGCCCCTCAGCCGCCGTCGCATCGCTCCTGGCGGGGCTGGCTGCGCAGGGGGGGTCGCCGCTTCCCTCGCTGCTGCTCCAGCGCCGGCGGGGCACGGAGTGGCGGCTGCAGAGAAGTTTCGCCGTCAGCCCCCGCGCGGCGCGGTCAAGATGGCTGAGGCGTCCCGGGGACCAGGCGGTGCACTCCGCGGCGCCCGGCTCCCACCGCCCCGAGCGagcgggcagcggcgcggccGGTGCTGGGGCGGCCGGAGCGGctcctcccgccgcccgcccaAGCGCCCAGCTTTGCGGGAGACCGCCAGCCGGCCGGTCCTcgctcgccgccgccgccgcctcctcctgcccttccgccgccggcggggcgaGCCGGACGGCCCCGGCCGCGATCGTGCCACCTGAGCCGCGGGGCGAGCGCGGCAGCGCCTCGGCGCAACTTCTCGCTCTCCGGCCCCGGCAGCGCCACTCCGGCCGCCGCGctctcataaatatttatagcGAGCGCCGCCAGGCCCCGCCCCCATCGCCTCGGCCGCCTATCAGTCCGacccgggcggggggcgggg contains:
- the FZD8 gene encoding frizzled-8; its protein translation is MEWSYLLEITSLLAALSLLQRAGCAAASAAAASSSSAKELSCQEITVPLCKGIGYNYTYMPNQFNHDTQDEAGLEVHQFWPLVEIQCSSDLRFFLCSMYTPICLEDYKKPLPPCRSVCERAKAGCAPLMRQYGFAWPDRMRCDRLPEQGSPDTLCMDYNRTDLTTAAPPPAKPPLRGAKPGGPAKAPPAAAAPPAEAPRKPRPPPPCEPGCQCRAPMVSVSSERHPLYNRVKTGQIANCALPCHNPYFSPDERAFTAFWIGLWSVLCFLSTFATVSTFLIDMERFKYPERPIIFLAACYLFVSLGYLVRLVAGHEKVACSGGAGAGGAGAGAAGAGGGAAAGAAAAGGRGAAGGAAELQPELAGAEHVRYESTGPALCTVVFLLVYFFGMASSIWWVILSLTWFLAAGMKWGNEAIAGYAQYFHLAAWLLPSVKSIAVLALSSVDGDPVAGICYVGNQSLENLRGFVLAPLLIYLAIGSMFLLAGFVSLFRIRSVIKQQGGPTKTHKLEKLMIRLGLFTVLYTVPAASVVACLFYEQHNRPRWEATHNCPCLRDQQPDQARRPDYAVFMLKYFMCLVVGITSGVWVWSGKTLESWRALCTRCCWASKGAAVAGGTGAGAGGQAAIAAAGGLGAGGGGSLYSDVSTGLTWRSGTASSVSYPKQMPLSQV